One part of the Salinivirga cyanobacteriivorans genome encodes these proteins:
- a CDS encoding thiamine-binding protein, protein MNKINFAIQVLPQGVENVYEIVDKAIAVIERSGVKYRVCPFETVLETTWDNALDILSNVKNEVLKEAPSTLINLKIQAAAGHDVAIEDKTGKYDE, encoded by the coding sequence ATGAATAAAATTAATTTTGCCATTCAGGTTTTGCCACAGGGTGTTGAGAATGTTTATGAAATAGTTGATAAGGCTATTGCTGTAATAGAACGCAGTGGAGTAAAATATCGTGTTTGTCCGTTTGAAACAGTTCTTGAAACCACCTGGGATAATGCATTGGACATACTTTCCAATGTAAAAAATGAAGTGCTGAAGGAGGCTCCTTCAACACTTATAAACTTAAAAATCCAGGCTGCCGCCGGTCATGATGTGGCCATTGAAGATAAAACGGGGAAGTATGATGAGTAA
- a CDS encoding RNA polymerase sigma factor encodes MTTEEYNQSVDEYSDAVYRFMLKNTQNEELAKDIVQESFTKMWIKRKEIDGKKARSYLFSTAYHQMIDVYRKENRKDDFETVQEQNYAHDDQYSDLSEVLSEAVKKLPEIQRSVLMLRDYEGYSYQEIGEITKLNESQVKVYIYRARLYLKKYIGAMENVI; translated from the coding sequence ATGACCACAGAGGAATACAATCAGAGCGTTGATGAGTACAGTGATGCCGTGTATCGGTTCATGCTCAAAAACACGCAAAACGAAGAGCTTGCAAAGGACATTGTGCAGGAGTCGTTTACCAAAATGTGGATAAAAAGGAAAGAAATTGATGGCAAAAAAGCCCGATCGTACCTTTTTTCTACCGCATATCATCAAATGATTGATGTGTACCGCAAAGAAAACAGAAAAGACGACTTCGAAACAGTGCAGGAGCAAAATTACGCGCACGACGACCAGTACTCCGACCTGAGCGAAGTGCTGAGTGAAGCAGTTAAAAAACTGCCTGAAATACAGCGTTCGGTTTTAATGCTACGCGATTATGAAGGCTACTCCTACCAGGAAATAGGAGAAATAACCAAACTCAACGAATCGCAAGTTAAAGTATACATATACCGGGCGAGATTGTATCTGAAGAAATATATTGGTGCAATGGAAAATGTAATATAA
- a CDS encoding outer membrane beta-barrel protein, giving the protein MNYITIIISTLILLSALSTKAQEDTVTNEHTPDTTYIDLKNKRIIIIDKVGGSFDDFGDKEEDIREEKKHETKDFDSHFGGIELGLNTYMTPDQSLTLGEEQYYMELEDSRSLEFNLNLFDVAIPIIDERVGLVSGLGFSWQNYKFDNKQLVLQNDSSVLYYDSVSSKSYKKNKLTTVFLTAPLALEFQFPAGRKDVWFLIGGYAGVKIGSYVKLVADDDDKSKTKEDFHLNTFRYGLRAAMGVNSWSIYATYSAKPLFKKDEGPELYPISVGVGLAF; this is encoded by the coding sequence ATGAACTATATAACGATAATAATCAGCACCTTAATTCTTTTATCTGCCTTAAGCACAAAGGCACAGGAGGACACAGTAACAAATGAGCACACACCAGATACCACCTATATTGATTTAAAAAACAAACGTATCATCATCATCGATAAAGTTGGTGGCAGCTTCGATGATTTTGGCGATAAAGAAGAAGATATCCGTGAAGAGAAAAAACATGAAACCAAAGACTTCGACTCACATTTTGGTGGTATTGAACTCGGCCTGAATACCTATATGACCCCAGACCAGTCGCTCACCCTTGGAGAAGAACAGTATTATATGGAACTGGAGGACTCCAGGTCACTTGAATTCAATCTTAACCTATTCGATGTGGCCATACCTATAATAGATGAACGTGTAGGTTTGGTTTCAGGATTAGGATTCAGTTGGCAAAACTATAAATTTGACAACAAGCAACTAGTACTGCAAAATGACAGTTCTGTGCTCTATTACGACAGTGTTTCATCAAAAAGCTACAAAAAAAACAAGCTTACCACTGTATTTCTTACAGCGCCGTTAGCACTTGAATTCCAATTCCCGGCAGGCAGAAAAGATGTATGGTTCCTGATTGGAGGATACGCCGGAGTAAAAATTGGCTCTTATGTAAAACTAGTCGCCGACGATGATGATAAATCAAAAACGAAGGAAGACTTCCATCTCAACACATTCCGATATGGGTTAAGGGCCGCTATGGGAGTAAACAGCTGGAGTATTTATGCCACTTACAGTGCCAAACCACTATTTAAAAAAGATGAAGGACCGGAACTTTATCCGATAAGCGTAGGTGTTGGACTGGCATTTTAA
- a CDS encoding AsmA-like C-terminal region-containing protein yields the protein MRAIKQILAGIFAGFFFLMLGLIGYFYFNQEKIVEILIKEVNKQVNTPIDVQEVSMSFFERFPYVSVKFDQVTVHGANKTDTKSNDTLLTAQSLFFDLDLKTLISDKPQINRLAISNGKIHITIASDGTTNYNILKSAPSENTGKQGKLAIDAIEIEQIQVIYEDRQKGAFYVNQISEALIKGVIQKKYWQLNTDITLTQTNIIPEAYNFFEAYRWSGQIFKSQELIDWKGTLEGDNKQLKINGVFNLKNNQAIIQSPGMKLNAEFINKILAKNKLGKLKISDGVTKISQLRYTYKNKNNQYLSFGFDASHKTLLKQKNINITAQGRFNYRSGRPLIKINTAEAAYKGSSVYFEGNYNLPDQIIKGFTSFTANLKDLNDFQISDLPVKNLTGLIDGQAQVNAKLKGGQAYSNMFKEGELGFQNVGLVIRENNFQINNLNAVLKASPKNINIEELTGNFNQNNLSFKGQIDNLFEYLQKKQPININGHAHTTNFNLSTFLLLSENSKNSEPFRLTDNIRLDLTFEAKNLSRDKFRAKQVKTHFRKYGRRIEVLNLQMQTSDGSISTNGKLLQQKNNEWYVELTGNLQNVNVTGIFSEFNNFGQEYITSKNLAGKLTADVKADFVFYPDFSIRPESLYLITDLKIEDGALIDYKTLEALSNYIDVEELQHVKFARFENQISIQNQKITIPYMEVQSSAIDLGLTGTHTFNNEIDYQISVGLTDVLFRKLRRKHQKASAKQQNNKMMVFVDITGTTEDYNIEFSKLKRKRVEPVPEKQQKKKFDIEFGDFK from the coding sequence ATGAGGGCAATAAAACAAATACTGGCCGGAATTTTTGCAGGTTTTTTTTTCCTGATGCTGGGGCTAATCGGCTATTTTTATTTTAACCAGGAAAAAATTGTAGAAATACTCATCAAAGAGGTCAACAAGCAAGTAAACACGCCCATTGATGTACAGGAAGTGTCCATGTCGTTTTTCGAACGCTTTCCATATGTCTCGGTGAAATTCGACCAGGTTACCGTACATGGAGCCAACAAAACAGACACAAAATCAAACGACACACTTTTAACGGCCCAAAGCCTCTTTTTTGACCTCGATCTGAAAACGCTCATCAGTGACAAGCCACAAATAAACCGGTTGGCCATCAGTAACGGGAAAATACATATTACCATTGCCAGTGATGGAACTACAAATTACAACATATTAAAATCTGCACCCTCAGAAAATACCGGAAAACAAGGCAAGCTGGCAATAGATGCTATCGAAATAGAACAAATACAGGTGATTTACGAAGACCGCCAAAAAGGGGCTTTTTACGTAAATCAAATCAGCGAAGCGCTTATTAAGGGCGTGATTCAAAAAAAATACTGGCAACTTAATACTGATATTACTTTGACTCAAACCAACATAATTCCGGAGGCATACAATTTTTTTGAAGCATACCGGTGGTCAGGCCAAATTTTTAAATCACAGGAGCTCATTGACTGGAAAGGAACACTTGAAGGCGACAATAAACAACTAAAAATAAATGGTGTTTTCAATTTGAAAAACAACCAGGCTATAATACAAAGTCCCGGCATGAAGCTTAATGCTGAATTCATCAATAAAATATTGGCCAAAAACAAGCTTGGCAAACTCAAAATAAGCGATGGGGTTACAAAAATTTCACAACTACGCTACACTTACAAAAACAAAAACAACCAGTACCTGAGCTTTGGTTTTGATGCATCGCATAAAACCCTCTTAAAACAAAAAAACATAAACATTACAGCACAGGGCAGATTCAATTACCGCAGCGGACGCCCGCTCATAAAAATCAACACTGCAGAGGCCGCCTATAAAGGATCTTCTGTATATTTCGAAGGCAACTACAACCTGCCTGATCAAATCATTAAAGGCTTCACATCATTCACCGCCAATCTTAAGGATTTAAATGATTTCCAGATCTCCGACCTACCCGTGAAAAACCTAACCGGCCTTATTGATGGGCAGGCGCAGGTAAATGCAAAGCTGAAAGGTGGACAGGCCTATTCCAACATGTTTAAAGAGGGTGAATTGGGCTTTCAAAATGTGGGGTTGGTTATTCGCGAAAACAATTTTCAGATTAATAACCTCAACGCCGTACTAAAAGCATCGCCGAAGAACATCAATATTGAAGAGCTAACAGGCAACTTCAATCAAAACAATCTTTCATTTAAGGGGCAAATTGACAATTTATTTGAGTATTTGCAGAAAAAACAACCAATCAACATCAATGGGCATGCACACACAACAAACTTCAACCTTAGTACATTCCTGCTATTGTCAGAAAACTCTAAAAATAGCGAACCCTTCCGGCTTACCGACAACATCAGGCTTGACCTAACTTTTGAAGCAAAAAACCTCTCCCGGGACAAATTCCGGGCAAAGCAGGTTAAAACACACTTTCGCAAATACGGGAGAAGAATTGAAGTGCTCAACCTACAAATGCAAACAAGCGACGGTAGCATATCGACAAACGGAAAGTTACTACAACAAAAAAACAACGAATGGTACGTAGAACTAACCGGTAATCTGCAAAATGTGAATGTAACGGGTATTTTCAGTGAATTTAACAATTTTGGTCAGGAATACATCACCTCGAAGAACCTTGCCGGTAAACTAACAGCTGATGTAAAAGCCGATTTCGTTTTTTATCCCGACTTTAGCATCAGGCCCGAATCACTGTATCTCATTACGGATTTAAAAATTGAAGATGGTGCACTGATTGACTACAAAACCCTGGAAGCCCTTTCAAATTATATTGATGTAGAAGAGCTTCAGCATGTTAAATTTGCCCGGTTTGAAAACCAAATCAGTATTCAAAACCAAAAAATCACCATTCCGTATATGGAGGTTCAGTCATCGGCCATAGATCTTGGTCTGACGGGCACACATACATTCAACAACGAAATTGACTATCAAATATCGGTTGGGCTTACCGATGTTTTATTTCGAAAGTTACGGCGCAAACATCAAAAAGCCAGTGCAAAACAACAAAATAATAAAATGATGGTTTTCGTTGATATTACCGGAACAACCGAAGATTACAATATTGAATTCAGTAAATTAAAAAGAAAACGAGTAGAGCCCGTGCCCGAAAAGCAGCAAAAAAAGAAATTTGACATAGAGTTCGGCGACTTTAAGTAA
- a CDS encoding outer membrane beta-barrel family protein — translation MKPKNHPFAVLLLVCLFLTLGSQASEKPGIITGKVIEAKSNEPVAYANIALMSPTSGSVVAGIISDESGRFKLKQVPYGNYRLQISYLGYERKLLPVELNRTHKVLEVGAIELTPKNEQLDEVVIEEERLKGKQEVDRTVYTVNNKVQEMSTDGMDVLKQIPGVTVDFQDNVTLEGTGNILYQVNGITRDKDFVAQLNPDDFNKVEIVTNPGVEYEADIDAVINIVLKKRPKGGRGKIAAQLPNPESVLGNQNASIEYGNDKFRVFLSDRLLFENFDANQTTETRITNGNDVTSLYEEGSGNATWLNNSTNYGIDLFLNDKNTINLYGSAYLRNMNQKNYEQHGIQKTNDMLTKEYDVLMNQKDLGIGLYHSLFYEHKFDEKHNKITSQVNYYNYKSNGDNRYEYTYSYLNSELTDPLEINRFEDINNKRNMIEWKNDYQQMLGSIKMKAGYWSYYQWYDNKFEADQDINRDFKYNEFRQEAYASAGGSFGKLQWNGGLRMSYSRSRIDAAATNEYMELLPQLSLKYGLSKTSSLKFSARRRIYRPDMGELNPFETQADSLTISRGNPNLEPELINRAELQYAINFKSNYIAPKAYIDYTTNSSQQTTYVNNEGISVIQPDNVGKRYEYGLSLTTALNITRWMRLNANVRIFNTEVNGPDNYQDEKMAWGINSSVIFSPWKDKPLHFMAQIQYRSPRLQYKSETIRDPLIIVGADYQINEKWKVSGFAVPANYNFTYAATERTDTNYYYKNDGNIDISYFFAIEIAYNFKWGKEPKKLQRSTDYEKDGGGGTL, via the coding sequence ATGAAACCCAAAAATCACCCTTTTGCGGTACTGCTCTTAGTCTGCCTTTTTTTAACCCTGGGCAGTCAGGCATCAGAAAAACCCGGTATTATTACAGGAAAAGTAATTGAAGCTAAATCCAACGAACCCGTCGCTTATGCTAATATAGCATTAATGAGCCCCACATCAGGAAGTGTTGTGGCCGGCATCATTAGTGACGAAAGCGGACGTTTTAAACTCAAACAGGTTCCTTATGGGAACTACAGGTTGCAGATTTCGTACCTTGGATACGAACGCAAATTACTTCCTGTTGAGCTTAACAGAACACATAAAGTTCTGGAAGTTGGGGCCATTGAGTTAACACCTAAAAATGAACAACTCGATGAAGTTGTAATTGAAGAAGAACGTTTAAAAGGTAAGCAGGAAGTTGACCGCACAGTATATACGGTCAATAATAAGGTACAGGAAATGTCAACCGATGGCATGGATGTGCTCAAACAGATTCCAGGCGTTACTGTCGATTTTCAGGACAATGTAACACTGGAAGGTACAGGAAATATTCTTTACCAGGTGAACGGCATCACCCGCGACAAAGATTTTGTGGCACAACTTAATCCCGACGATTTTAATAAAGTTGAGATTGTAACCAACCCGGGAGTGGAATACGAAGCCGACATTGACGCAGTAATCAATATTGTGCTTAAAAAACGACCTAAGGGAGGAAGAGGTAAAATTGCAGCTCAATTGCCCAATCCAGAGTCTGTGCTGGGAAACCAAAATGCCAGTATTGAGTATGGAAACGATAAATTCCGCGTATTTCTTTCTGACCGCCTTCTTTTCGAAAATTTCGATGCCAATCAAACCACAGAAACCCGCATAACCAATGGGAATGATGTAACATCCCTGTATGAAGAAGGTTCAGGTAATGCCACCTGGTTAAACAACAGTACAAACTATGGTATTGACCTGTTTTTAAATGATAAAAACACCATCAACCTTTATGGCAGTGCATACCTGCGGAACATGAACCAGAAAAACTATGAGCAACACGGCATACAAAAAACAAATGATATGCTGACGAAAGAATATGATGTGCTCATGAATCAAAAAGACCTGGGTATTGGACTTTACCACTCCCTGTTTTATGAGCATAAATTTGACGAAAAACACAACAAAATCACCAGTCAGGTAAATTACTACAACTACAAAAGTAACGGCGACAATCGCTATGAATATACTTATTCATACCTCAATAGCGAATTAACCGACCCATTGGAAATAAACCGTTTCGAGGACATCAACAATAAACGGAATATGATTGAATGGAAAAACGACTACCAGCAAATGCTGGGCAGCATTAAAATGAAAGCCGGGTACTGGAGCTATTACCAGTGGTACGACAACAAATTTGAAGCCGACCAGGATATCAATCGCGACTTTAAATACAATGAATTCAGGCAGGAAGCTTATGCAAGTGCCGGAGGATCGTTCGGAAAACTGCAATGGAATGGCGGCTTACGTATGTCCTATTCCCGCAGCAGAATCGATGCTGCTGCCACCAATGAATATATGGAACTTTTACCACAATTAAGCCTGAAATACGGATTATCAAAAACATCATCATTAAAGTTTAGCGCACGTCGTCGAATATACAGACCAGATATGGGAGAACTGAACCCCTTTGAAACACAGGCAGACAGCCTAACCATTAGCCGGGGAAACCCTAATCTGGAGCCAGAACTTATAAACCGGGCTGAATTACAATATGCCATTAACTTTAAGTCGAACTATATTGCGCCCAAAGCCTATATCGATTACACAACCAATAGTAGCCAACAAACCACATACGTTAACAATGAAGGAATATCGGTAATACAACCCGACAATGTAGGTAAACGCTACGAATACGGACTTAGCCTGACCACGGCTCTTAACATTACTCGTTGGATGCGTTTAAATGCCAATGTGCGGATTTTTAATACAGAAGTTAACGGCCCTGATAACTACCAGGATGAAAAGATGGCCTGGGGGATAAATAGCTCTGTTATTTTTTCACCCTGGAAAGACAAACCACTCCACTTTATGGCGCAAATACAATATCGCAGCCCCCGACTACAATATAAATCAGAAACCATCCGTGATCCTCTTATTATTGTAGGAGCCGATTATCAGATAAATGAAAAATGGAAAGTAAGTGGATTTGCAGTACCAGCAAACTATAACTTCACTTATGCTGCTACAGAAAGAACCGACACCAACTACTATTATAAAAACGATGGCAACATAGATATCAGCTACTTCTTTGCCATTGAAATAGCCTACAATTTTAAATGGGGAAAAGAACCTAAAAAACTTCAACGCTCAACCGATTACGAAAAAGATGGTGGTGGAGGCACACTATAG
- a CDS encoding outer membrane beta-barrel protein — MKTLNLILAFTLITATLFAQKPDSTATPTTTKDTSYLKVNGKEIIIIEDKDAFDTKFEEWDDDNDFSKMNVDISWNKRFDGHYGGIELGVNNYLNSDMEMKVPEDGQFMELDDSKSLEFNWNIADVALPIVKNRFGLVTGLGLSWNNYKFDNKQLVLKNDGNELYAEYDSVKTYSKNKLTSVFLNVPLMLEFQQPVGSKELWIAVGGYGGVKIGSHTKLKTNDGDKTKVRKDFHLNTLRYGLRAQVGFDSFGLYCNYSLQSLFKKDEGPELYPISLGVSLAF, encoded by the coding sequence ATGAAAACTTTAAACCTAATCTTAGCCTTTACATTGATCACCGCAACACTTTTTGCACAAAAACCCGACAGTACAGCTACACCAACCACCACAAAAGACACTTCATACCTGAAGGTCAACGGTAAAGAAATCATTATTATCGAAGACAAAGATGCTTTTGACACCAAATTTGAAGAGTGGGATGATGACAATGATTTCTCGAAAATGAATGTGGACATCAGTTGGAATAAAAGATTCGATGGCCATTATGGAGGAATCGAACTGGGTGTAAACAACTACCTTAATTCAGACATGGAAATGAAGGTACCCGAAGATGGTCAATTCATGGAACTGGACGATTCCAAATCACTGGAGTTTAACTGGAACATTGCCGACGTGGCACTTCCAATTGTAAAAAACCGTTTTGGATTGGTTACCGGCCTTGGACTAAGCTGGAACAACTACAAATTTGACAACAAACAGCTGGTGCTGAAAAATGATGGTAATGAACTTTATGCAGAATATGACAGCGTAAAAACCTATTCAAAAAACAAACTTACCAGTGTATTCCTGAATGTACCCCTAATGCTGGAATTTCAACAACCTGTTGGAAGTAAGGAACTTTGGATAGCCGTAGGAGGATATGGCGGCGTAAAAATTGGCAGTCACACAAAACTTAAAACCAACGATGGCGACAAAACCAAAGTAAGAAAAGATTTCCACCTGAACACATTGCGTTACGGATTACGCGCACAAGTCGGATTCGATAGTTTTGGATTGTATTGTAATTATAGCCTACAGTCGCTATTCAAAAAAGACGAAGGCCCTGAGTTGTATCCGATAAGTCTTGGTGTTAGCCTGGCATTTTAG
- a CDS encoding anti-sigma factor family protein, with translation MMKINRNNYEIYIIDYLDGQLSEAAEQKLMQFLEQNPDLKEELELIQNTSLPDSDVVFEGKNALKKNLEDEPINDENIDEWCIAAMEEDLSPAGKTKFTNELETRPAFKKIFANYLKTKLEAEEIPFPGAKPWQLPNFESKPAFEDADYWIIAALENDLTLAQRNEWDKFKKQIKGIDELEKSYLETKLIPEQVLYPDKHKLRKQKSKMRYLYPLSGVAAAAALFYFFISIANINENAYKGYNKNVAQIEQQTKDGKYPNPAFINPAMKTHMMKTIVHFSEAQKENKDKIKELKPQKIKQKFATLEPVPIRQAEIESFENKKIPEPQMQTEVISADEVMEKMYAQNSQPSFNVKPENKLTLFKAAQKSVEAVNNKVGTKMDLQAQYDEQGKRKKVQFSTRLFSITRTVNK, from the coding sequence ATGATGAAGATTAACCGAAATAACTACGAAATCTATATAATCGACTACCTCGATGGTCAACTTTCAGAGGCAGCTGAGCAAAAGCTTATGCAATTTCTGGAGCAAAACCCTGACCTGAAAGAGGAGTTGGAACTTATACAGAACACTTCGCTTCCGGATTCAGATGTGGTTTTTGAAGGTAAAAATGCCCTCAAAAAAAACCTGGAGGATGAGCCCATCAATGATGAGAACATTGACGAATGGTGTATTGCTGCAATGGAAGAAGATTTATCGCCGGCAGGAAAAACAAAATTTACCAATGAACTGGAAACCCGCCCGGCATTTAAAAAAATTTTTGCCAACTATTTAAAAACAAAACTCGAAGCCGAAGAAATTCCATTTCCCGGAGCCAAACCCTGGCAGCTCCCAAACTTTGAAAGCAAACCTGCTTTTGAAGATGCAGATTACTGGATTATTGCAGCGCTTGAGAATGATCTGACATTGGCACAACGCAATGAGTGGGATAAATTTAAAAAACAAATTAAAGGAATTGATGAACTGGAAAAAAGTTATCTCGAAACCAAATTAATTCCTGAACAGGTGCTTTATCCAGACAAGCATAAACTCAGAAAGCAGAAAAGTAAAATGCGTTACCTCTATCCGCTTTCGGGTGTAGCAGCAGCTGCCGCATTATTCTATTTTTTCATCAGTATCGCCAATATCAACGAAAATGCATATAAAGGATATAATAAAAATGTAGCGCAAATAGAACAGCAAACTAAAGATGGAAAATATCCTAACCCGGCATTCATCAATCCGGCTATGAAAACACACATGATGAAGACGATTGTACACTTTTCAGAAGCGCAAAAAGAAAACAAAGACAAAATAAAGGAACTAAAACCACAAAAAATAAAACAAAAATTTGCTACACTAGAGCCGGTGCCAATAAGGCAAGCCGAAATAGAAAGTTTTGAAAACAAAAAAATACCCGAGCCACAAATGCAAACTGAAGTAATATCGGCTGACGAGGTTATGGAAAAAATGTATGCTCAAAACAGTCAGCCATCATTTAATGTAAAACCAGAAAATAAACTTACCCTTTTTAAAGCAGCACAAAAAAGCGTAGAAGCAGTAAACAATAAAGTAGGCACGAAAATGGATCTACAGGCCCAGTATGATGAGCAAGGGAAACGAAAAAAAGTACAATTTTCAACAAGGCTTTTTTCCATTACTAGAACCGTCAACAAATAA
- a CDS encoding sensor histidine kinase: MNIYTHKRRYKIAIIGLAILISILSLGYSNFLVEKLSEQERKRVELFAEATRRFAQTDNMNEDLTFVSEVITRNDNIPVILTNENDSIISHKNLNERKAVNPEYLKRRLSQMKEKHDPVIIDILNGKIERRVYYDDSTLLSMLFWFPFVQIGIFGLFILMAYMAFSASRRAEQNQVWVGMSKETAHQLGTPISSLIAWVELMKAEQKCHEYADEMQADLSRLETIVERFSKVGARPVLKPTDIDQVLANSVAYMKRRASTQIEINYIKNESDSNIVPLNKALFSWVIENVIKNAIDAIERKGTIKISVVHDKKHLNVDIEDTGKGISRTKFKRIFQPGITTKQRGWGLGLSLSKRIINDYHKGNIFVKWSEPGKGTVIRIELKRPID, translated from the coding sequence ATGAACATATACACACATAAAAGGCGTTATAAAATTGCCATTATTGGCCTGGCCATCCTAATTAGTATACTCTCTCTGGGTTACTCGAATTTTTTGGTTGAAAAACTATCTGAACAGGAGCGGAAGCGGGTAGAACTTTTTGCAGAAGCTACAAGGCGGTTTGCACAAACAGACAACATGAACGAAGACCTGACGTTTGTATCAGAAGTAATTACGCGCAATGACAACATTCCCGTAATTCTCACCAACGAGAACGACAGCATTATTTCGCATAAAAACCTGAACGAACGCAAAGCCGTTAACCCCGAATATCTGAAACGCCGGCTCAGCCAAATGAAAGAAAAACACGACCCCGTAATCATCGACATCTTAAACGGAAAAATTGAACGCCGGGTCTATTATGATGATTCAACCCTGCTGAGTATGCTTTTTTGGTTCCCATTTGTACAAATTGGCATTTTCGGGCTTTTCATACTTATGGCCTATATGGCATTCAGTGCCTCGCGTCGTGCTGAACAAAACCAGGTGTGGGTTGGTATGTCGAAAGAAACAGCCCATCAGCTGGGCACACCAATATCTTCCCTCATAGCCTGGGTGGAGCTAATGAAAGCAGAACAAAAATGCCACGAGTATGCCGACGAGATGCAAGCCGACCTCAGCAGATTGGAAACCATTGTGGAACGATTCTCTAAAGTTGGTGCCAGGCCAGTTTTAAAACCAACCGACATCGATCAGGTTCTGGCAAACTCTGTGGCCTACATGAAAAGAAGGGCCTCTACACAAATTGAAATCAATTACATAAAAAATGAATCCGATTCGAATATTGTTCCACTGAACAAAGCGCTATTCTCCTGGGTTATTGAAAATGTAATTAAAAACGCCATTGATGCCATTGAGCGAAAAGGAACCATCAAGATTAGCGTGGTGCATGATAAGAAACACTTAAATGTTGATATCGAAGATACGGGTAAAGGCATTAGCCGAACAAAATTCAAACGAATTTTCCAACCCGGCATCACCACCAAACAAAGAGGCTGGGGACTTGGTCTCTCGCTATCGAAACGCATTATCAACGATTATCATAAAGGCAACATATTTGTAAAATGGTCTGAGCCCGGCAAAGGCACAGTAATTCGAATAGAATTAAAAAGACCCATCGATTAA